In the Eptesicus fuscus isolate TK198812 chromosome 12, DD_ASM_mEF_20220401, whole genome shotgun sequence genome, one interval contains:
- the ESCO1 gene encoding N-acetyltransferase ESCO1 isoform X1, whose amino-acid sequence MSIQEKSKENSSNVIKKCDDKNLEAQIQGSEKNLAKKSGPKQAIKSMVKSSSESKINQPELGTCMSTRSAKAASNDEKASKSINKNMVTLKGHSQQESTKKKSQKKSVHETPKSNEQPNRRSQRLQQLTEVSTRSLRSREIQGQVQAVKQSLPPARREYSSNTQNKSNKVKTSQKHVKRKVLEIKSDSKEDENPVINEVVNSPKGKKRKVEHQPTCACSSQCMKASENCLQKNIRKEETKSVPVTSEIKRSNMATTVVSKKNEMKKSVHSQVSTSAKLSKSSQPLVPEESTDNEQAGKNKRGSILQLCEEIAGEIESDTVEVKKESLQTESVKEEKPTEIKLDKADIERQILHQKETNQDVQCNRFFPSRKTKPVKCVLNGINSSTKKNSNWTKIKLSKFNSVQQNKLDSQVPPKLGLVRTSFSLPALEMPHPVTQSTFLGTKPHVKNIACQQEEINSEEVKSSDITVEINKITKRAPENCHLDNQIKPLPDSPLDNQMKDSFESTPDKNFSLHLESKLENNLVENNTSASTLLSQAKIDTGESKFSGSAPKQHNILNNQTSKTSDNRETTPNHSWPKCNSHLEITIPKDLKLKEAEKADEKQLIIDAGQKRFGAVSCNICGMLYTASNPEDETQHLLFHNQFISAVKYVGWKKERILAEYPDGRIIMVLPEDPKYALKKVDEIREMVDNDLGFQQAPLMCYSRTKTLLFISNDKKVVGCLIAEHIQWGYRVIEEKLPVTRSEEEKVRFERQKAWCCSTLPEPAICGISRIWVFSMMRRKKIASRMIECLRSNFIYGSYLSKEEIAFSDPTPDGKLFATQYCGTGQFLVYNFINGQNST is encoded by the exons ATGTCCATTCAggagaaatcaaaagaaaattccTCCAATGTTATTAAAAAATGTGATGATAAGAATTTAGAAGCACAAATTCAAGGTTCTGAAAAGAATCTAGCAAAGAAATCAGGTCCAAAGCAAGCTATAAAATCAATGGTTAAATCTTCtagtgaaagtaaaataaatcagccTGAATTAGGGACATGTATGAGTACAAGGTCAGCAAAGGCAGCATCCAATGATGAAAAAGCTAGTAAgtccattaataaaaatatggtgACTCTGAAGGGACATTCTCAACAAGAATCtacaaaaaagaaatctcagaAAAAATCAGTGCATGAAACCCCTAAATCAAATGAACAGCCTAACCGGAGATCACAAAGACTACAGCAGCTTACGGAGGTTTCAACAAGGTCTCTGCGGAGTAGAGAAATCCAGGGTCAAGTTCAAGCAGTTAAACAGAGTTTGCCACCAGCAAGAAGAGAGTACTCTAGCAATACTCAGAATAAATCTAATAAAGTTAAAACAAGTCAAAAACATGTGAAAAGAAAAGTACTGGAAATAAAATCTGACTCTAAAGAGGATGAAAATCCAGTTATTAATGAAGTAGTAAAttctccaaaaggaaaaaaacgaAAAGTAGAGCATCAGCCAACTTGTGCTTGTAGTTCTCAGTGCATGAAAGCATCTGAAAACTGTCTTCAGAAGAATATTAGAAAAGAGGAAACGAAATCTGTGCCTGTAACTTCTGAGATAAAAAGATCAAATATGGCTACTACAGTGGTCTCTAAAAAAAATGAGATGAAGAAGTCTGTTCATTCACAAGTGAGTACTAGTGCAAAACTCTCCAAAAGTTCACAGCCATTAGTGCCTGAAGAAAGTACAGATAATGAGCAAGCAGGAAAGAATAAACGAGGTAGCATTCTCCAGCTCTGTGAGGAAATTGCTGGTGAAATTGAGTCAGATACTGTAGAGGTAAAAAAGGAATCTTTACAAACGGAAAGTGTAAAGGAGGAGAAGCCTACAGAAATAAAATTGGATAAAGCTGATATTGAAAGACAAATACTTCATCAGAAGGAAACAAATCAGGATGTTCAGTGTAATCGTTTCTTCCCTAGTAGAAAAACAAAGCCTGTGAAATGTGTATTAAATGGAATAAACAGCTCAACTAAAAAGAACTCCAACTGGACTAAAATTAAACTCTCAAAATTTAACTCTGTGCAGCAAAATAAGTTAGATTCTCAAGTTCCCCCTAAATTGGGCTTAGTACGAACTAGTTTTTCACTACCAGCATTAGAAATGCCTCATCCAGTGACTCAAAGTACATTTTTAGGGACAAAACCACATGTTAAAAATATAGCTTGCCAGCAGGAAGAAATTAATTCTGAAGAAGTTAAAAGTAGTGATATTACagttgaaattaataaaatcacaAAAAGAGCTCCTGAAAATTGTCATTTGGATAATCAGATAAAACCACTTCCTGACTCACCATTGGATAACCAGATGAAAGATTCTTTTGAATCAACACCAGATAAg AATTTCAGCCTGCATTTGGAATCTAAACTGGAAAACAATCTAGTAGAAAATAACACTTCTGCTTCAACTCTGCTCAGTCAAGCAAAAATTGATACAGGGGAGAGTAAATTTTCAG GTTCAGCTCCCAAACAGCACAATATACTCAATAATCAAACATCTAAGACCAGTGATAACAG ggaaacaaCACCAAATCATTCTTGGCCCAAATGTAATTCCCATTTGGAGATAACAATTCCAAAGGATTTGAAATTAAAAGAAGCAGAGAAAGCTGATGAAAAACAGTTGATCATA gaTGCAGGACAAAAGAGATTTGGAGCAGTTTCCTGTAATATTTGTGGTATGCTTTACACAGCTTCAAATCCTGAAGATGAAACACAGCATCTGCTCTTCCACAACCAGTTTATAAGTGCTGTAAAATATGTG ggctggaaaaaagaaaggattttgGCTGAATATCCTGATGGCAGGATAATAATGGTTCTTCCTGAAGATCCAAAGTATGCCCTGAAAAAG GTTGACGAAATTAGAGAGATGGTTGATAATGATTTAGGTTTCCAGCAGGCTCCACTAATGTGCTATTCCAGAACTAAAActcttcttttcatttctaatgaCAAGAAAGTAGTTGGCTGTCTAATTGCAGAACATATCCAATGG GGCTACAGAGTTATAGAAGAAAAACTTCCAGTGACCAggtcagaagaagaaaaagtcagATTTGAAAGACAAAAAGCCTGGTGCTGCTCAACATTGCCAGAGCCTGCAATCTGTGGGATCAGTCGGATATGGGTATTCAGCATGATGCGTAGGAAGAAAATTGCTTCTCGCATGATTGAATGTCTAAG GAGTAACTTTATATATGGCTCATATTTGAGTAAAGAAGAAATTGCTTTCTCAGATCCCACTCCTGATGGAAAACTGTTTGCAACACAGTACTGTGGCACTGGTCAATTTctggtatataattttattaatggacAAAATAGCACCTAA
- the ESCO1 gene encoding N-acetyltransferase ESCO1 isoform X2: MSIQEKSKENSSNVIKKCDDKNLEAQIQGSEKNLAKKSGPKQAIKSMVKSSSESKINQPELGTCMSTRSAKAASNDEKASKSINKNMVTLKGHSQQESTKKKSQKKSVHETPKSNEQPNRRSQRLQQLTEVSTRSLRSREIQGQVQAVKQSLPPARREYSSNTQNKSNKVKTSQKHVKRKVLEIKSDSKEDENPVINEVVNSPKGKKRKVEHQPTCACSSQCMKASENCLQKNIRKEETKSVPVTSEIKRSNMATTVVSKKNEMKKSVHSQVSTSAKLSKSSQPLVPEESTDNEQAGKNKRGSILQLCEEIAGEIESDTVEVKKESLQTESVKEEKPTEIKLDKADIERQILHQKETNQDVQCNRFFPSRKTKPVKCVLNGINSSTKKNSNWTKIKLSKFNSVQQNKLDSQVPPKLGLVRTSFSLPALEMPHPVTQSTFLGTKPHVKNIACQQEEINSEEVKSSDITVEINKITKRAPENCHLDNQIKPLPDSPLDNQMKDSFESTPDKNFSLHLESKLENNLVENNTSASTLLSQAKIDTGESKFSGSAPKQHNILNNQTSKTSDNRETTPNHSWPKCNSHLEITIPKDLKLKEAEKADEKQLIIDAGQKRFGAVSCNICGMLYTASNPEDETQHLLFHNQFISAVKYVVLLINHHECGSEEEFITSLFLSMFNFRYTQRSLSFPIRFLEGLEKRKDFG; encoded by the exons ATGTCCATTCAggagaaatcaaaagaaaattccTCCAATGTTATTAAAAAATGTGATGATAAGAATTTAGAAGCACAAATTCAAGGTTCTGAAAAGAATCTAGCAAAGAAATCAGGTCCAAAGCAAGCTATAAAATCAATGGTTAAATCTTCtagtgaaagtaaaataaatcagccTGAATTAGGGACATGTATGAGTACAAGGTCAGCAAAGGCAGCATCCAATGATGAAAAAGCTAGTAAgtccattaataaaaatatggtgACTCTGAAGGGACATTCTCAACAAGAATCtacaaaaaagaaatctcagaAAAAATCAGTGCATGAAACCCCTAAATCAAATGAACAGCCTAACCGGAGATCACAAAGACTACAGCAGCTTACGGAGGTTTCAACAAGGTCTCTGCGGAGTAGAGAAATCCAGGGTCAAGTTCAAGCAGTTAAACAGAGTTTGCCACCAGCAAGAAGAGAGTACTCTAGCAATACTCAGAATAAATCTAATAAAGTTAAAACAAGTCAAAAACATGTGAAAAGAAAAGTACTGGAAATAAAATCTGACTCTAAAGAGGATGAAAATCCAGTTATTAATGAAGTAGTAAAttctccaaaaggaaaaaaacgaAAAGTAGAGCATCAGCCAACTTGTGCTTGTAGTTCTCAGTGCATGAAAGCATCTGAAAACTGTCTTCAGAAGAATATTAGAAAAGAGGAAACGAAATCTGTGCCTGTAACTTCTGAGATAAAAAGATCAAATATGGCTACTACAGTGGTCTCTAAAAAAAATGAGATGAAGAAGTCTGTTCATTCACAAGTGAGTACTAGTGCAAAACTCTCCAAAAGTTCACAGCCATTAGTGCCTGAAGAAAGTACAGATAATGAGCAAGCAGGAAAGAATAAACGAGGTAGCATTCTCCAGCTCTGTGAGGAAATTGCTGGTGAAATTGAGTCAGATACTGTAGAGGTAAAAAAGGAATCTTTACAAACGGAAAGTGTAAAGGAGGAGAAGCCTACAGAAATAAAATTGGATAAAGCTGATATTGAAAGACAAATACTTCATCAGAAGGAAACAAATCAGGATGTTCAGTGTAATCGTTTCTTCCCTAGTAGAAAAACAAAGCCTGTGAAATGTGTATTAAATGGAATAAACAGCTCAACTAAAAAGAACTCCAACTGGACTAAAATTAAACTCTCAAAATTTAACTCTGTGCAGCAAAATAAGTTAGATTCTCAAGTTCCCCCTAAATTGGGCTTAGTACGAACTAGTTTTTCACTACCAGCATTAGAAATGCCTCATCCAGTGACTCAAAGTACATTTTTAGGGACAAAACCACATGTTAAAAATATAGCTTGCCAGCAGGAAGAAATTAATTCTGAAGAAGTTAAAAGTAGTGATATTACagttgaaattaataaaatcacaAAAAGAGCTCCTGAAAATTGTCATTTGGATAATCAGATAAAACCACTTCCTGACTCACCATTGGATAACCAGATGAAAGATTCTTTTGAATCAACACCAGATAAg AATTTCAGCCTGCATTTGGAATCTAAACTGGAAAACAATCTAGTAGAAAATAACACTTCTGCTTCAACTCTGCTCAGTCAAGCAAAAATTGATACAGGGGAGAGTAAATTTTCAG GTTCAGCTCCCAAACAGCACAATATACTCAATAATCAAACATCTAAGACCAGTGATAACAG ggaaacaaCACCAAATCATTCTTGGCCCAAATGTAATTCCCATTTGGAGATAACAATTCCAAAGGATTTGAAATTAAAAGAAGCAGAGAAAGCTGATGAAAAACAGTTGATCATA gaTGCAGGACAAAAGAGATTTGGAGCAGTTTCCTGTAATATTTGTGGTATGCTTTACACAGCTTCAAATCCTGAAGATGAAACACAGCATCTGCTCTTCCACAACCAGTTTATAAGTGCTGTAAAATATGTG GTTCTGCTCATTAATCACCACGAGTGTGGATCTGAAGAAGAGTTTATTACCTCTCTTTTTTTGAGTATGTTTAACTTCAGATACACACAACGTAGCCTCTCCTTCCCTATTAGATTCTTAGAAG ggctggaaaaaagaaaggattttgGCTGA